One region of Streptomyces rishiriensis genomic DNA includes:
- a CDS encoding VOC family protein, with protein MNADDRNLLARGRVATRLPARDLDRARRFYAERLGLEPVDERPGGLLYRCGGTEFALFTSTGASSGTFTQMGWEVDDLDAVVAELKRRGVVFEEVDVPGFATKEGIAEIDGNYPGKGARGERAVWFRDSEGNLLGIGQPVV; from the coding sequence ATGAACGCAGACGACAGGAACCTTCTGGCCCGGGGACGCGTGGCGACCAGGCTTCCGGCCCGGGATCTGGACCGGGCGCGGCGCTTCTACGCGGAGCGGCTCGGTCTGGAGCCCGTCGACGAACGGCCCGGCGGGCTCCTGTACCGATGTGGAGGGACGGAGTTCGCCCTGTTCACGTCGACGGGAGCCTCGTCGGGCACCTTCACCCAGATGGGATGGGAGGTCGACGATCTCGACGCGGTCGTGGCGGAGCTCAAGCGGCGGGGCGTGGTGTTCGAAGAGGTCGACGTGCCCGGGTTCGCCACGAAGGAGGGCATCGCCGAGATCGACGGGAACTATCCGGGCAAGGGTGCTCGGGGGGAACGCGCGGTCTGGTTCCGGGACAGCGAGGGAAACCTCCTGGGCATCGGCCAGCCGGTCGTCTGA
- a CDS encoding RICIN domain-containing protein, with translation MAAATAVSVLTGVQSSRAATDAATVLPTGWSTAVNSGSGKCLDARSAATVNGTAVQQYACNSSTAQQWRFTPTGDGFVRIDNRNDAQQVVDVSDVSTADNAAVHLWTYGGGANQQWQAVDEGGGAYHFVNRNSGKCLDVPSASTADSVQLVQYTCNGTAAQRFQVAPVSTAPGDVDLGPNVVVFDPSMPSATIQSRLNSIFQQQETNQFGSQRYAVMFKPGTYSNDVNVGFYTQVLGLGQSPDSVTINGAVHVEADWFPPQNATQNFWRGAENLSVNPTGGTDRWAVSQASGYRRMHVRGNLELSDGGWSSGGFMADSKIDGQVRSGTQQQWLTRNSQLGSWTGSNWNMVFVGSQGVPGNSFPNPPYTTVAQTPTVREKPFLYVDAAGAYKVFVPSVRADSSATTWATGTAAGSSLGIDQFFVVKPGATAAQINAALAEGKNLLVTPGVYHLNQTLRVTRPDTVVLGLGLATFVPDNGVTAMTVADVDGVKVAGVLFDAGTINSQTLMEIGPAGAAADHTANPTSLHDVYFRVGGAAVGKATTSLVVNSDDVIGDHMWIWRGDHGTGIGWNTNTADTGLVVNGDDVTMYGLFVEHYQKHQTLWNGNGGRTYFYQNEMPYDPPNQAAWMNGSTQGYAAYKVANSVTSHQAYGLGSYCYFNVNPSVAAEHAFEVPANPNVRFRNMVTVSLGGTGTIRHVINDRGGPSDSGTNVANLVSYP, from the coding sequence GTGGCCGCGGCCACGGCCGTCTCGGTCCTCACCGGCGTCCAGTCCTCCCGGGCCGCGACCGACGCGGCCACCGTCCTTCCCACCGGCTGGTCCACGGCTGTGAACTCCGGCAGCGGCAAATGCCTGGACGCCCGGTCCGCCGCGACCGTGAACGGCACCGCCGTGCAGCAGTACGCCTGCAACAGCAGCACCGCCCAGCAGTGGAGGTTCACCCCGACCGGCGACGGCTTCGTGCGGATCGACAACCGCAACGACGCCCAGCAGGTCGTGGACGTGAGTGACGTGTCCACCGCCGACAACGCGGCCGTGCACCTGTGGACGTACGGCGGCGGCGCCAACCAGCAGTGGCAGGCCGTCGACGAGGGCGGCGGCGCCTACCACTTCGTCAACCGCAACAGCGGCAAATGCCTCGACGTGCCGTCCGCCTCGACGGCCGACAGCGTCCAGCTGGTGCAGTACACGTGCAACGGCACGGCCGCCCAGCGCTTCCAGGTCGCGCCCGTGAGCACCGCCCCCGGGGACGTCGACCTCGGGCCGAACGTCGTCGTCTTCGACCCCTCGATGCCGTCGGCCACCATCCAGAGCCGGCTGAACTCGATCTTCCAGCAGCAGGAGACGAACCAGTTCGGCTCCCAGCGCTACGCGGTCATGTTCAAGCCCGGCACGTACAGCAACGACGTCAACGTCGGCTTCTACACCCAGGTGCTGGGCCTCGGCCAGTCACCCGACTCGGTCACGATCAACGGCGCCGTGCATGTGGAGGCCGACTGGTTCCCGCCGCAGAACGCCACCCAGAACTTCTGGCGCGGAGCCGAGAACCTGTCGGTCAACCCGACCGGCGGCACCGACCGGTGGGCGGTCTCCCAGGCGTCCGGCTACCGCCGCATGCACGTCCGCGGCAACCTGGAGCTGAGTGACGGCGGCTGGTCCAGCGGCGGGTTCATGGCCGACAGCAAGATCGACGGTCAGGTGCGCTCCGGCACCCAGCAGCAATGGCTGACCCGGAACTCCCAACTCGGCAGCTGGACCGGGTCCAACTGGAACATGGTCTTCGTCGGCAGCCAGGGCGTGCCCGGCAACAGTTTCCCCAACCCGCCCTACACCACGGTCGCCCAGACCCCCACCGTGCGGGAGAAGCCCTTCCTCTACGTGGACGCCGCCGGCGCCTACAAGGTGTTCGTCCCCTCCGTGCGGGCCGATTCCTCGGCCACCACCTGGGCGACCGGAACCGCCGCGGGCAGCTCGCTCGGCATCGACCAGTTCTTCGTCGTCAAGCCGGGCGCGACCGCGGCACAGATCAACGCCGCGCTCGCCGAGGGTAAGAACCTGCTGGTCACCCCGGGTGTGTACCACCTGAACCAGACCCTGCGCGTGACCCGGCCCGACACGGTCGTGCTCGGTCTCGGCCTCGCCACGTTCGTCCCGGACAACGGCGTCACCGCCATGACCGTCGCCGACGTCGACGGAGTGAAGGTCGCCGGTGTGCTCTTCGACGCCGGTACCATCAACTCGCAGACGCTCATGGAGATCGGCCCGGCCGGCGCCGCCGCCGACCACACGGCGAACCCCACCTCCCTCCACGACGTCTACTTCCGGGTCGGCGGGGCCGCCGTGGGCAAGGCGACCACCAGCCTCGTCGTCAACAGCGACGACGTCATCGGCGACCACATGTGGATCTGGCGCGGCGACCACGGCACCGGCATCGGCTGGAACACCAACACCGCCGACACCGGACTCGTCGTCAACGGCGACGACGTCACCATGTACGGCCTGTTCGTCGAGCACTACCAGAAGCACCAGACCCTCTGGAACGGCAACGGCGGCCGGACGTACTTCTACCAGAACGAGATGCCCTACGACCCGCCCAACCAGGCCGCCTGGATGAACGGCTCCACCCAGGGCTACGCCGCCTACAAGGTCGCGAACTCGGTCACCAGCCACCAGGCGTACGGACTCGGCAGCTACTGCTACTTCAACGTCAACCCGAGCGTCGCCGCCGAGCACGCCTTCGAGGTGCCGGCCAACCCGAACGTGCGCTTCCGGAACATGGTGACGGTCTCGCTCGGCGGCACCGGAACCATCCGGCACGTCATCAACGACCGGGGCGGGCCGTCCGACTCCGGCACCAACGTGGCCAACCTGGTGAGCTACCCGTGA
- the mmsA gene encoding multiple monosaccharide ABC transporter ATP-binding protein translates to MTPTAPTLLEMRSITKTFPGVTALADVTLVVREGEIHAICGENGAGKSTLMKVLSGVHPHGSYTGEIVYRGEQVRFHDIRASEQAGIAIIHQELALVPGMSITENLFLGNEPRRRGAIDWKTAQRRALQLMEQVGLREDPDTLIKDIGVGKQQLVEIAKAFAKDVKLLILDEPTAALNEDDSQHLLDLLRGFRERGITSIIISHKLNEIEAVADTITILRDGRTIESLDVRADGVNEDRIVRGMVGRELDSRFPDRTPDIGEIFFEVRDWTVRHPSSDERMVCKGSTFHVRRGEIVGFAGLMGAGRTELAMSLFGRSYGTWLSGRVFKDGEEIRLKTVSDAIRHGLAYVSEDRKSIGLNLLDDIKTSMVAAKLSKIARRRVIDPVREHRVAEEYRRSLRIKTPSVDEGVVKLSGGNQQKVVLAKWMFTDPDLLILDEPTRGIDVGAKFEIYGIIQRLVAQGKGVVVISSELPELIGLCDRIYTVFEGTITGDVARADADPELLMKQMTATKKSPTP, encoded by the coding sequence ATGACGCCCACCGCCCCGACCCTGCTGGAGATGCGGTCGATCACCAAGACCTTCCCCGGCGTCACCGCGCTCGCCGACGTCACTCTCGTCGTGCGGGAGGGCGAGATCCACGCGATCTGCGGCGAGAACGGCGCCGGCAAGTCCACTCTCATGAAGGTGCTCAGCGGGGTGCACCCGCACGGCAGCTACACCGGCGAGATCGTCTACCGCGGCGAGCAGGTCCGGTTCCACGACATCCGGGCCAGCGAGCAGGCCGGTATCGCGATCATCCATCAGGAACTGGCCCTGGTGCCCGGTATGTCGATCACCGAGAACCTGTTCCTCGGGAACGAACCGCGCCGCCGCGGCGCCATCGACTGGAAGACGGCGCAGCGCCGGGCTCTGCAGCTGATGGAGCAGGTCGGGCTCCGGGAGGACCCGGACACCCTGATCAAGGACATCGGCGTCGGCAAGCAGCAACTCGTCGAAATCGCCAAGGCGTTCGCGAAGGACGTGAAGCTGCTGATCCTCGACGAGCCCACCGCGGCCCTCAACGAGGACGACTCGCAGCATCTGCTCGACCTGCTGCGCGGCTTCCGTGAGCGGGGCATCACCTCGATCATCATCTCGCACAAGCTGAACGAGATCGAGGCGGTCGCCGACACCATCACGATCCTGCGCGACGGCCGCACGATCGAGAGCCTCGACGTGCGGGCCGACGGCGTCAACGAGGACCGCATCGTGCGGGGCATGGTCGGCCGTGAACTCGACAGCCGCTTCCCCGACCGCACACCCGACATCGGCGAGATCTTCTTCGAGGTCCGCGACTGGACGGTACGCCATCCCAGTTCGGACGAGCGGATGGTGTGCAAGGGCTCGACGTTCCACGTCCGCCGCGGGGAGATCGTCGGTTTCGCGGGGCTCATGGGCGCGGGACGCACCGAACTCGCGATGAGTCTCTTCGGCCGCTCCTACGGCACCTGGCTGTCGGGGCGGGTGTTCAAGGACGGCGAGGAGATCCGGCTGAAGACGGTGTCGGACGCCATCCGGCACGGCCTGGCCTACGTCAGCGAGGACCGCAAGTCGATCGGCCTCAACCTGCTGGACGACATCAAGACCTCGATGGTGGCCGCCAAGCTGTCGAAGATCGCCCGGCGTCGCGTCATCGACCCGGTGCGCGAGCACCGCGTCGCCGAGGAGTACCGCCGGAGCCTGCGGATCAAGACGCCCAGCGTCGACGAGGGTGTCGTCAAGCTCTCCGGCGGCAACCAGCAGAAGGTCGTCCTGGCCAAGTGGATGTTCACCGACCCGGACCTGCTGATCCTCGACGAGCCGACCCGCGGCATCGACGTGGGCGCCAAGTTCGAGATCTACGGGATCATCCAGCGGCTCGTCGCCCAGGGCAAGGGGGTCGTCGTCATCTCCTCCGAGCTGCCCGAGCTGATCGGCCTGTGCGACCGGATCTACACGGTGTTCGAGGGCACCATCACGGGCGATGTGGCGCGTGCCGACGCCGACCCGGAACTCCTGATGAAGCAGATGACCGCTACCAAGAAGAGCCCCACTCCATGA
- the mmsB gene encoding multiple monosaccharide ABC transporter permease encodes MSRITDLQKNLFGGTTSNARQFGMISTLVAIVLLFQIWTDGLTLTSGNLIAVVSQYSYILILAIGMLMVIVAGHIDLSVGSVAAFTGIVVAKAMQEYDLPWPLGIALGLLVGAAIGAWQGFWVAYIGVPAFIVTLAGMLLFRGGNQYIGNADTVPVPEGFRKIGAGFLPEVGPDTGYNNLTLLLGAAACAGVLWREWQARRTRREMEADLAPLWVTGIRLAVMFGVIVFATLRFAGGRIGTSLPISGIILVVLVLAYSHYTRNTIGGRHIYAVGGNARAAELSGVKLKRVNFLVMTNMSILAALAGMIFVARSSASGPQDGLSWELDAIAAVFIGGAAVSGGLGTVSGSIVGGLVMALLNNGLQLEGVGSDMVQIIKGLVLLLAVAFDVYNKSQGRFSVIGALTRPFRRDDPAAPAPPAAPDSGTADKTKVAG; translated from the coding sequence ATGAGCCGAATAACCGACCTTCAGAAGAACCTCTTCGGAGGCACGACCTCCAACGCCCGACAGTTCGGCATGATCTCCACCCTGGTGGCGATCGTCCTGCTGTTCCAGATCTGGACCGACGGCCTGACGCTCACGTCCGGCAATCTCATCGCGGTCGTCAGCCAGTACTCCTACATCCTGATCCTGGCCATCGGGATGCTGATGGTGATCGTCGCGGGGCACATCGACCTGTCGGTCGGCTCCGTGGCCGCGTTCACCGGCATCGTCGTCGCCAAGGCGATGCAGGAGTACGACCTGCCGTGGCCCCTGGGCATCGCGCTCGGCCTGCTCGTCGGCGCGGCGATCGGTGCCTGGCAGGGCTTCTGGGTCGCCTACATCGGCGTGCCGGCCTTCATCGTGACCCTCGCCGGCATGCTGCTGTTCCGCGGCGGCAACCAGTACATCGGCAACGCCGACACGGTTCCGGTGCCCGAGGGCTTCCGCAAGATCGGCGCGGGCTTCCTGCCCGAGGTCGGGCCGGACACCGGATACAACAACCTGACGCTGCTGCTCGGGGCGGCCGCCTGCGCGGGCGTGCTGTGGCGTGAATGGCAGGCGCGCCGGACCCGCCGCGAGATGGAGGCCGACCTGGCACCGCTGTGGGTCACGGGCATCCGGCTGGCCGTCATGTTCGGCGTGATCGTCTTCGCGACGCTGCGCTTCGCCGGCGGCCGGATCGGCACCAGCCTGCCGATCTCCGGCATCATCCTGGTCGTTCTGGTCCTCGCCTACTCGCACTACACCCGCAACACCATCGGCGGCCGGCACATCTACGCCGTCGGCGGCAACGCGCGAGCGGCCGAACTGTCCGGTGTGAAGCTCAAGCGGGTCAACTTCCTCGTGATGACGAACATGTCGATACTGGCCGCGCTGGCCGGCATGATCTTCGTGGCCCGGTCCTCGGCCTCCGGCCCGCAGGACGGCCTGAGCTGGGAACTGGACGCCATCGCGGCCGTGTTCATCGGCGGCGCGGCGGTCTCCGGCGGCCTGGGCACCGTCAGCGGCTCGATCGTCGGCGGGCTGGTCATGGCACTGCTCAACAACGGCCTCCAACTGGAGGGCGTGGGATCCGACATGGTGCAGATCATCAAGGGGCTCGTCCTCCTGCTCGCCGTCGCCTTCGACGTCTACAACAAGAGCCAGGGACGGTTCTCGGTCATCGGCGCGCTGACGCGCCCGTTCCGGCGGGACGACCCGGCGGCGCCGGCTCCGCCCGCGGCACCGGACTCCGGCACCGCCGACAAGACGAAGGTCGCGGGCTGA
- a CDS encoding antibiotic biosynthesis monooxygenase family protein: MSVVKINVLTVPAEQREVLEKRFAARAHAVENSDGFEWFELLRPVEGTDTYLVYTRWRDEESFQAWLEGPMKAAHRGGSTEGERPKPAASGSTLWSFEVVQQAAPKGE; encoded by the coding sequence ATGAGCGTAGTCAAGATCAACGTACTGACCGTCCCGGCGGAACAGCGGGAGGTCCTCGAGAAGCGGTTCGCCGCGCGAGCCCACGCCGTCGAGAACTCGGACGGCTTCGAATGGTTCGAGCTGCTCCGCCCGGTCGAGGGCACCGACACCTACCTCGTCTACACGCGGTGGCGTGACGAGGAGTCGTTCCAGGCATGGCTCGAGGGCCCGATGAAGGCCGCCCACCGGGGTGGCAGCACGGAGGGCGAACGGCCCAAGCCCGCGGCATCGGGCTCCACCCTGTGGTCCTTCGAGGTGGTGCAGCAGGCGGCTCCGAAGGGCGAGTGA
- a CDS encoding substrate-binding domain-containing protein gives MRTLVIRSIAAVGAAALLTLGTACSNEREGSTGSDSADAKGFAKDSLIGVALPAKTSENWVLAGDLFTDGLKDSGFKADVQYAGASTTVADQQAQISSMVTKGAKVIVIGATDASQLATQVKQAKDEGAVVIAYDRLITNTPDVDYYIAFDNFKVGRLQGQALVDGMKAKKPKGPWTIEMFSGSPDDNNSKVFFDGAMDVLKPLIDKGDIVVGSGQTDIKQTATQGWKAENAQQRMDSLLTSAYGGKKTLDGVLSPNDTLARAILTSVKGAGKPVPVVTGQDSEVESVKSIMAGEQYSTINKDTRKLVAETVNMVKALQKGDKPAINDTKSYDNGKKVVPSYLLPPVIVTKENAAEAYANDPKLAALTK, from the coding sequence ATGCGCACACTCGTCATCAGAAGCATCGCCGCCGTCGGCGCCGCCGCCCTGCTCACCCTGGGGACGGCCTGTTCCAACGAACGCGAGGGTTCCACCGGCAGCGACAGCGCCGACGCCAAGGGCTTCGCCAAGGACTCCCTGATCGGCGTCGCCCTGCCCGCCAAGACCTCGGAGAACTGGGTGCTCGCCGGCGACCTGTTCACCGACGGGCTGAAGGACTCCGGCTTCAAGGCCGACGTCCAGTACGCGGGCGCCTCGACCACCGTCGCCGACCAGCAGGCGCAGATCTCCTCGATGGTCACCAAGGGCGCGAAGGTCATCGTCATCGGCGCGACCGACGCCTCGCAGCTCGCGACCCAGGTCAAGCAGGCCAAGGACGAGGGCGCCGTCGTCATCGCCTACGACCGGCTCATCACCAACACCCCCGACGTCGACTACTACATCGCCTTCGACAACTTCAAGGTCGGCCGGCTCCAGGGCCAGGCCCTGGTGGACGGGATGAAGGCGAAGAAGCCGAAGGGTCCCTGGACGATCGAGATGTTCTCCGGATCACCGGACGACAACAACTCCAAGGTCTTCTTCGACGGGGCGATGGATGTGCTGAAGCCCTTGATCGACAAGGGCGACATCGTTGTCGGCTCGGGCCAGACCGACATCAAGCAGACCGCGACCCAGGGCTGGAAGGCCGAGAACGCCCAGCAGCGCATGGACTCGCTGCTGACCTCGGCCTACGGGGGCAAGAAGACCCTCGACGGCGTCCTGTCCCCCAACGACACCCTCGCCCGCGCGATCCTCACCTCGGTGAAGGGGGCCGGCAAGCCGGTCCCGGTCGTCACCGGTCAGGACTCCGAGGTCGAGTCGGTGAAGTCGATCATGGCCGGCGAGCAGTACTCGACCATCAACAAGGACACCCGCAAGCTCGTCGCGGAGACCGTCAACATGGTCAAGGCCCTCCAGAAGGGCGACAAGCCGGCCATCAACGACACCAAGTCGTACGACAACGGCAAGAAGGTCGTCCCCTCCTACCTCCTGCCGCCCGTGATCGTGACGAAGGAGAACGCGGCCGAGGCCTACGCGAACGACCCCAAGCTGGCAGCGCTCACCAAGTGA
- a CDS encoding glycoside hydrolase family 16 protein, with translation MASPRPPRRLLLSLASILVFASLSTGSALGLSLSAAESSAGAAAPQAAAVTFSEEFDGPAGAAVDGARWQVETGDNVSNHERQYYTAGNRNAALDGQGHLVITARRENPDNYQCWYGRCEYTSARLNTAGRFTTTYGRVEARMKVPRGQGMWPAFWMLGNDIGQVGWPASGEIDVMENVGFEPATVHGTLHGPGYSGSGGIGAGYTLPGGQAFADAFHTFAVDWSPNAITWSVDGTVYQRRTPADLGGRQWVFDKPFFLILNLAVGGYWPGDPDGSTAFPQQLLVDYVRVSTDTTQPGGAGPITGLAGKCVDVAGANTANGTAVQLYDCNGTAAQQWAVGADGTIRALGKCLDVASGGTADGTPVQLWDCNGSAAQQWAVPAARDIVNPQANKCLDATGGSSANGTRLQIWTCTGAAQQKWTVTR, from the coding sequence ATGGCCTCTCCGCGCCCGCCCCGGCGCCTGCTGTTGTCGCTGGCCTCGATCCTCGTCTTCGCGTCGCTGTCCACCGGATCCGCGCTGGGTCTGTCCCTCAGTGCGGCGGAATCGTCCGCCGGCGCCGCCGCCCCTCAGGCGGCCGCCGTCACGTTCTCCGAGGAGTTCGACGGTCCCGCCGGCGCCGCCGTGGACGGCGCCCGATGGCAAGTCGAGACCGGAGACAACGTCAGCAACCACGAGCGGCAGTACTACACCGCGGGCAACCGCAACGCCGCTCTGGACGGCCAGGGCCATCTGGTGATCACCGCCCGCCGGGAGAACCCGGACAACTACCAGTGCTGGTACGGCCGTTGTGAGTACACCTCGGCCCGGCTCAACACGGCCGGCCGGTTCACCACGACCTACGGCCGGGTCGAAGCGCGGATGAAGGTCCCGCGCGGACAGGGCATGTGGCCCGCCTTCTGGATGCTGGGCAACGACATCGGCCAGGTCGGCTGGCCCGCCTCGGGCGAGATCGACGTCATGGAGAACGTGGGCTTCGAGCCGGCCACCGTCCACGGCACCCTGCACGGCCCGGGATACTCCGGCTCCGGGGGCATCGGGGCCGGGTACACCCTGCCCGGCGGCCAGGCCTTCGCCGACGCCTTCCACACCTTCGCCGTCGACTGGAGCCCGAACGCCATCACCTGGTCCGTCGACGGCACCGTCTATCAGCGGCGCACCCCGGCCGACCTCGGCGGCCGGCAGTGGGTCTTCGACAAGCCGTTCTTCCTGATCCTCAATCTCGCGGTCGGCGGCTACTGGCCCGGGGACCCCGACGGCAGCACGGCCTTCCCCCAGCAACTCCTGGTCGACTACGTCCGCGTGAGCACCGACACCACCCAGCCGGGCGGCGCCGGACCCATCACCGGCCTCGCCGGCAAGTGCGTGGACGTGGCCGGGGCCAACACCGCCAACGGCACGGCCGTGCAGCTGTACGACTGCAACGGCACCGCCGCCCAGCAGTGGGCCGTGGGGGCCGACGGCACGATCCGGGCGCTCGGCAAATGCCTGGACGTCGCTTCGGGCGGCACCGCCGACGGCACCCCCGTCCAGCTCTGGGACTGCAACGGATCCGCGGCCCAGCAGTGGGCCGTCCCCGCAGCCCGCGACATCGTCAACCCGCAGGCGAACAAGTGCCTGGACGCCACGGGCGGCAGCTCGGCCAACGGCACCCGGCTGCAGATCTGGACCTGTACCGGCGCCGCTCAGCAGAAATGGACGGTGACCCGATGA
- a CDS encoding ricin-type beta-trefoil lectin domain protein translates to MDGDPMTSRFPHRRVVRGALGAVAAAALLTGVNGTPASGAAAAAGQITGIGGKCVDISGAATANGTAVQLYDCNGSAAQQWTVGGDGTIRALGKCLDVASGGTVDGTRTQLWDCNGSAAQQWTVTAAHDIVNPQADKCLDATGNSSANGTRLQIWTCTGSANQKWTAPGGGEPAPGPGAMAVAPYLYNGWGSPPSPTTVMNATGVKWFTLAFVLSNGYCNPQWDGSRPLTGGVDQQTVATVRGAGGDVIPSFGGWSGNKLESSCGSASELAAAYQKVINAYGLKAIDIDIEAAAYDSPAVQQRTVDALKIVRAGNAGIKVYVTFGTGQSGPDSSLIGRAAASGLTVDSWTIMPFDFGGAGQGMGRLTVQAAEGLKTAVKNAYGYSDDQAYRHTGISSMNGITDNSETVTVADFRTILAYAQQRHLARLTFWSVNRDRPCTGGGADTCSGVSQQPWDFTRVFAQYAG, encoded by the coding sequence ATGGACGGTGACCCGATGACCAGCAGGTTCCCGCACCGCCGCGTGGTGCGCGGCGCGCTGGGCGCCGTGGCCGCGGCCGCGCTGCTCACCGGCGTGAACGGCACGCCGGCGAGCGGCGCCGCGGCGGCCGCCGGGCAGATCACGGGGATCGGCGGCAAGTGTGTCGACATCTCGGGTGCCGCCACGGCCAACGGCACGGCCGTCCAGCTCTACGACTGCAACGGCAGCGCGGCGCAGCAGTGGACGGTGGGCGGCGACGGCACGATCCGCGCGCTCGGCAAGTGCCTGGACGTGGCGTCGGGCGGCACCGTCGACGGAACCCGGACCCAGCTGTGGGACTGCAACGGCAGCGCGGCGCAGCAGTGGACCGTCACCGCCGCCCACGACATCGTCAACCCGCAGGCGGACAAGTGCCTGGACGCGACGGGCAACAGCTCCGCCAACGGCACCCGGCTGCAGATCTGGACCTGCACCGGATCCGCCAACCAGAAGTGGACGGCGCCCGGGGGAGGGGAGCCGGCGCCAGGACCGGGCGCCATGGCCGTCGCGCCCTACCTGTACAACGGCTGGGGCAGCCCGCCCAGCCCCACCACCGTGATGAACGCGACCGGCGTCAAATGGTTCACGCTCGCCTTCGTCCTCAGCAACGGCTACTGCAATCCCCAGTGGGACGGCAGCCGCCCGCTGACCGGGGGCGTCGACCAGCAGACCGTCGCCACCGTGCGCGGAGCCGGCGGTGACGTGATCCCGTCCTTCGGCGGGTGGAGCGGCAACAAGCTCGAGAGCTCCTGCGGCAGCGCGAGCGAGCTGGCCGCCGCGTACCAGAAGGTCATCAACGCCTACGGGCTCAAGGCGATCGACATCGACATCGAGGCGGCGGCTTACGACAGCCCGGCCGTGCAGCAGCGCACCGTCGACGCGTTGAAGATCGTCAGGGCCGGCAACGCCGGCATCAAGGTGTACGTCACCTTCGGCACCGGACAGAGCGGCCCCGACAGCAGCCTGATCGGCAGGGCCGCCGCCTCCGGACTCACCGTGGACAGCTGGACGATCATGCCGTTCGACTTCGGCGGCGCGGGACAGGGCATGGGCCGGCTCACCGTCCAGGCCGCCGAGGGGCTCAAGACCGCGGTGAAGAACGCCTACGGCTACTCGGACGACCAGGCCTACCGGCACACCGGCATCTCGTCGATGAACGGCATCACGGACAACAGCGAGACGGTGACCGTCGCCGACTTCCGCACCATCCTGGCGTACGCCCAGCAGCGTCACCTGGCCCGGCTGACCTTCTGGTCGGTCAACCGCGACCGGCCCTGCACCGGCGGCGGCGCCGACACCTGCTCGGGCGTGTCCCAGCAGCCCTGGGACTTCACCCGGGTCTTCGCGCAGTACGCCGGCTGA
- a CDS encoding YciI family protein, which yields MEFFCYHRDRPDSAALRDELLEKHWSYMDGYAAQMIARGPTFAAADGTPTGSVHVVDLPDAAAARAFAFDEPNYQAGVYRDVLLRRWHNLLGRTMWDFPGGRTGGDRYLVLGLGPERDAGLDVPADRDELIAYGPLLSDDGVTRVGAAVLLRASDPDAARAVLAPERYADVEVHAWQFGGRPS from the coding sequence ATGGAGTTCTTCTGCTACCACCGTGACCGGCCCGACTCCGCCGCCCTGCGCGACGAGCTGCTGGAGAAGCACTGGTCCTACATGGACGGGTACGCCGCGCAGATGATCGCCCGGGGACCGACCTTCGCCGCCGCCGACGGCACGCCCACCGGCAGTGTGCACGTCGTCGACCTCCCGGATGCCGCCGCCGCCCGCGCGTTCGCCTTCGACGAGCCCAACTACCAGGCCGGTGTCTACCGGGACGTGCTGCTGCGCCGGTGGCACAACCTGCTGGGGCGCACCATGTGGGACTTCCCCGGTGGCCGGACCGGTGGCGACCGGTACCTGGTGCTCGGTCTCGGCCCGGAGCGGGACGCCGGCCTCGATGTGCCGGCCGACCGCGACGAGCTGATCGCGTACGGCCCGCTGCTGTCCGACGACGGCGTCACCCGGGTGGGCGCCGCGGTGCTGCTCAGAGCCTCGGACCCGGACGCGGCGCGCGCCGTCCTGGCTCCGGAACGGTATGCCGACGTCGAAGTCCATGCCTGGCAGTTCGGCGGCCGGCCGTCATGA